One segment of Streptomyces bathyalis DNA contains the following:
- a CDS encoding ATP-dependent DNA helicase UvrD2, which produces MTAATDSTLFSHVDQDAFAGPPRDADAVLEGLDPEQREVATALRGPVCVLAGAGTGKTRAITHRIAYGVRAGILPPASVLAVTFTSRAAGEMRGRLRQLGAGGVQARTFHSAALRQLQFFWPRAVGGELPGLLERKVQLVAEAAARCRLRLDRSELRDLTGEIEWSKVTQTVPEDYPAVVAKAGRIPPRDPAETARVFGLYEQLKRERSAIDFEDVLLLTVGVLQDRPDIAETVRAQYQHFVVDEYQDVSPLQQRLLELWVGDRDSLCVVGDASQTIYSFTGATPDHLLDFRARHPDATLVKLVRDYRSTPQVVHLANGLLSQAAGRAAEHRLELISQREAGPEPAYTEYADEPSEAEGTAKRIRALIDSGVPASGIAVLYRINAQSEIYEQALVDAGVPYQLRGAERFFERPEVREAGVALRSAARFGGNDSLLDGAVGLPSQVRAVLSGKGWTDEPPAGSGAVRDRWESLMALVRLAESLSAGRSAAGGDEPTLSDFVAELDERANAQHAPTVEGVTLASLHSAKGLEWDAVFLVGLTDGMMPITHAKSDAQIEEERRLLYVGVTRARFHLNLSWALSRSPGGRGGRRPSRFLNGLRPGSTASGTGTAGGRGGIERGGAAGSRGRKRRGPVRCRVCGRSLTDPGEMKLMRCEGCPSDLDEQLYERLRDWRSERAKQLGQPAYCVFTDKTLMAIAETVPGDDGALACISGVGARKLERFGADVLALCAGEELGSTAEPVDGGTSRQAADEAEEVPPAPSSEADPEGFSETAEK; this is translated from the coding sequence GTGACAGCAGCAACTGACTCCACTCTCTTCTCCCACGTCGATCAGGACGCGTTCGCGGGTCCGCCGCGCGACGCGGACGCGGTGCTGGAAGGGCTCGACCCGGAGCAGCGTGAGGTGGCGACGGCGCTGCGCGGCCCCGTGTGCGTGCTGGCCGGCGCGGGCACGGGCAAGACCCGCGCCATCACGCACCGGATCGCGTACGGGGTACGGGCGGGGATCCTGCCGCCCGCCAGTGTGCTCGCCGTCACGTTCACCAGCAGGGCCGCGGGTGAGATGCGCGGGCGGCTGCGGCAGTTGGGGGCGGGGGGCGTCCAGGCCCGTACGTTCCACTCGGCCGCGCTGCGGCAGCTCCAGTTCTTCTGGCCACGCGCGGTCGGCGGCGAGCTGCCAGGGCTGCTGGAGCGCAAGGTGCAGCTCGTCGCGGAGGCCGCGGCCCGCTGCCGGCTCAGGCTGGACCGCAGCGAACTGCGGGACCTCACCGGTGAGATCGAGTGGTCCAAGGTGACGCAGACGGTGCCCGAGGACTATCCGGCGGTGGTGGCCAAGGCCGGCCGGATCCCCCCGCGCGACCCGGCGGAGACCGCCCGGGTCTTCGGGCTCTACGAGCAGCTGAAGCGCGAGCGTTCGGCGATCGACTTCGAGGACGTGCTGCTGCTGACGGTCGGCGTCCTGCAGGACCGTCCGGACATCGCGGAGACGGTCCGCGCCCAGTACCAGCACTTCGTCGTCGACGAGTACCAGGACGTCAGCCCGCTCCAGCAGCGGCTTCTCGAGCTGTGGGTCGGCGACCGGGACAGCCTCTGCGTCGTCGGTGACGCGAGCCAGACGATCTACTCCTTCACAGGCGCCACCCCCGACCACCTTCTCGACTTCCGTGCCCGCCACCCGGACGCCACGCTCGTCAAGCTCGTGCGCGACTACCGCTCGACACCGCAGGTCGTGCATCTCGCGAACGGACTGCTCTCGCAGGCGGCGGGCCGCGCCGCCGAACACCGCCTGGAGCTGATCTCGCAGCGCGAGGCCGGGCCCGAACCGGCGTACACGGAGTACGCGGACGAGCCGTCCGAGGCGGAGGGCACGGCCAAACGCATCCGCGCGCTGATCGACTCGGGCGTTCCTGCCAGCGGGATCGCGGTGCTCTACCGCATCAACGCCCAGTCAGAGATCTACGAACAGGCCCTCGTCGACGCCGGAGTGCCCTATCAACTCCGCGGCGCCGAGCGGTTCTTCGAGCGCCCCGAGGTGCGCGAGGCAGGCGTGGCGCTGCGCAGCGCCGCACGGTTCGGGGGCAACGACAGCCTGCTGGACGGGGCCGTCGGTCTTCCCTCACAGGTGCGGGCCGTCCTCAGCGGCAAGGGCTGGACGGACGAACCACCGGCGGGCTCGGGTGCCGTCCGGGACCGCTGGGAGTCGTTGATGGCCCTGGTGCGGCTCGCCGAGTCCCTCTCGGCAGGGCGCTCCGCGGCGGGCGGCGACGAGCCGACGCTCTCGGACTTCGTCGCGGAGCTGGACGAGCGGGCCAATGCCCAGCACGCGCCCACCGTCGAGGGCGTCACCCTCGCATCGCTCCACTCGGCCAAGGGCCTCGAGTGGGATGCGGTGTTCCTGGTGGGACTCACCGACGGCATGATGCCGATCACCCACGCCAAGAGCGACGCCCAGATCGAGGAGGAGCGCCGGCTGCTCTACGTCGGCGTCACACGGGCCCGCTTCCATCTCAACCTCTCCTGGGCGCTGTCGCGTTCACCCGGCGGGCGCGGCGGGCGCCGCCCGAGCCGGTTCCTCAACGGGCTTCGGCCCGGGTCGACCGCGTCCGGAACGGGGACGGCCGGTGGCCGCGGGGGTATCGAGCGGGGTGGTGCTGCCGGAAGCCGTGGGCGTAAGCGGCGCGGCCCCGTGCGCTGCAGGGTGTGCGGGCGTTCGCTGACGGACCCGGGCGAGATGAAGCTGATGCGCTGCGAGGGCTGCCCGTCGGATCTCGATGAGCAGCTCTACGAGCGGCTGCGCGACTGGCGCTCCGAGCGGGCGAAGCAGCTGGGGCAGCCGGCGTACTGCGTCTTCACCGACAAGACGCTGATGGCGATCGCCGAGACGGTGCCGGGTGACGACGGCGCGCTCGCCTGCATCTCCGGTGTGGGCGCCCGGAAACTGGAGCGTTTCGGGGCGGACGTCCTCGCGCTGTGCGCGGGTGAGGAGTTGGGGTCCACCGCCGAACCCGTGGACGGCGGGACTTCCCGACAGGCAGCTGATGAGGCGGAAGAAGTGCCTCCGGCGCCCTCGTCGGAAGCCGACCCGGAAGGTTTTTCCGAGACGGCGGAAAAATAG
- a CDS encoding mycoredoxin, whose translation MTGNVTMYSTTWCGYCRRLKGQMDRAGIPYTEINIEHDPESADFVEKANNGNQTVPTVLFPDGSTLTNPSLAQVQQKVGA comes from the coding sequence ATGACGGGAAACGTGACGATGTACAGCACCACGTGGTGTGGCTACTGCCGTCGGCTGAAGGGCCAGATGGACCGCGCGGGCATCCCGTACACCGAGATCAACATCGAACACGACCCGGAGTCCGCCGACTTCGTGGAGAAGGCCAACAACGGCAATCAGACCGTGCCGACGGTGCTCTTCCCCGACGGGTCCACCCTGACCAACCCCTCGCTGGCTCAGGTCCAGCAGAAGGTCGGCGCCTGA
- the nudC gene encoding NAD(+) diphosphatase produces MTTGTDSTAGSGAGTRDSTAAAATAGSAAGTDTDTGTDRPITLTPTGGIDRAAHHRLDEAWLAAAWSHPTTRCFVVSGGQTLIEDDGEGNTELVMMPSFDAPFTEAHRYFLGVDDEGVRYFALQKDSLPGRMDDIARPAGLREAGVLLSARDAELMAHAVGLENWQRTHRFCSRCGERTVIAAAGHVRRCPACGAEHYPRTDPAVIMLVTDEKDRALLGRQVHWPEGRFSTLAGFVEPGESLEAAVIREVAEEAGVTVGRVDYVASQPWPFPASLMLGFMARATSPEIRVDGDEIEEARWFSREDLKEAFATGEVLPPSGISIASRLVERWYGEPLPRPGR; encoded by the coding sequence GTGACCACTGGTACCGACTCGACCGCGGGTTCCGGCGCCGGCACCCGCGACAGCACCGCGGCCGCCGCGACCGCAGGCAGCGCCGCGGGGACGGACACGGACACCGGCACGGACCGCCCGATCACCCTGACCCCCACCGGCGGCATCGACCGCGCCGCCCACCACCGGCTGGACGAGGCGTGGCTGGCGGCCGCCTGGAGCCATCCGACGACGCGGTGCTTCGTCGTCTCCGGCGGCCAGACGCTCATCGAGGACGACGGCGAGGGCAACACCGAGCTGGTGATGATGCCGTCGTTCGACGCGCCCTTCACCGAGGCCCACCGGTACTTCCTCGGCGTCGACGACGAAGGCGTCCGCTACTTCGCCCTTCAGAAGGACTCGCTGCCGGGACGCATGGACGACATCGCGCGGCCTGCCGGGCTGCGCGAGGCGGGCGTGCTGCTCTCCGCCCGCGACGCGGAACTGATGGCGCACGCCGTCGGCCTGGAGAACTGGCAGCGCACGCACCGCTTCTGCTCCCGCTGCGGCGAACGCACCGTCATCGCCGCTGCCGGACACGTGCGCCGCTGCCCGGCCTGCGGCGCCGAGCACTACCCCCGCACCGACCCCGCCGTGATCATGCTGGTGACGGACGAGAAGGACCGGGCGCTGCTGGGCCGTCAGGTCCACTGGCCCGAGGGCCGCTTCTCGACGCTCGCCGGGTTCGTCGAGCCGGGAGAGTCCCTGGAGGCCGCCGTCATCAGGGAGGTCGCCGAGGAGGCGGGCGTGACGGTGGGCCGGGTCGACTACGTGGCCAGCCAGCCCTGGCCGTTCCCCGCGAGCCTGATGCTGGGCTTCATGGCCCGCGCCACCTCACCGGAGATCCGCGTGGACGGGGACGAGATCGAGGAGGCCCGCTGGTTCTCCCGCGAGGACCTCAAGGAAGCGTTCGCCACGGGCGAGGTGCTGCCGCCGTCCGGCATCTCCATCGCGTCACGCCTCGTGGAGCGCTGGTACGGGGAGCCGCTGCCCCGGCCCGGGCGGTGA
- a CDS encoding dipeptidase: protein MSSIPAAPDDAVRACIEDRRAAFLDDLVEWLRIPSVSADPDHAGDVRRSAEWLAGKLAATGFPVAEVWETPGAPAVFAEWPSGDPDAPTVLVYGHHDVQPADRSDGWHSEPFIPEQRDGRLYARGAADDKGQVFFHTLGVRAHLIATGRTSPAVNLKLIVEGEEESGSPHFRALLEEKAGRLGCDAVIVSDTGMWSRETPTVCTGMRGLTDCQIDLYGPDQDIHSGSFGGAVPNPATEAARLAAGLHDEERRVTLPGFYDGVVELTSRERELFAQLPFDEDTWLRSAHSHAALGEAGHSTLERIWARPTAEVNGIAGGYQGPGGKTVIPSEAQLKLSFRLVEGQDAEKIQQSVREWVARGLPDGVRHEITFWGATRPCLTPLGHPALQSVVRSMERAFGQRVLFTREGGSGPAADLQDVLRVPVLFLGISVPSDGWHSPDEKVELDLLMKGVETAAYLWGDLAEHWSTEERASGVRSQDAWVGRAAEHPDGGP from the coding sequence ATGAGCAGCATCCCGGCAGCTCCGGACGACGCGGTCCGGGCCTGCATCGAAGACAGGCGCGCCGCCTTCCTCGACGACCTCGTGGAGTGGCTGCGCATCCCGTCCGTCTCCGCCGACCCGGACCACGCCGGTGATGTGCGGCGGAGCGCCGAATGGCTCGCCGGGAAGCTGGCGGCGACGGGCTTCCCCGTCGCCGAGGTCTGGGAGACCCCGGGTGCTCCGGCGGTCTTCGCGGAGTGGCCGTCCGGCGATCCGGACGCACCGACCGTGCTCGTCTACGGGCACCACGACGTCCAGCCCGCGGACCGCTCCGACGGCTGGCACTCGGAGCCGTTCATTCCGGAGCAGCGGGACGGCCGTCTGTACGCGCGCGGCGCCGCCGACGACAAGGGCCAGGTCTTCTTCCACACCCTCGGCGTGCGGGCGCATCTCATCGCGACGGGGCGTACGTCACCGGCCGTGAACCTCAAGCTGATCGTCGAGGGCGAGGAGGAGTCCGGGTCACCGCACTTCCGGGCGCTGCTGGAGGAGAAGGCCGGGCGGCTGGGCTGCGACGCCGTGATCGTCTCCGACACCGGCATGTGGTCGCGGGAGACCCCGACGGTGTGCACCGGCATGCGCGGGCTCACCGACTGCCAGATCGACCTGTACGGACCGGACCAGGACATCCACTCAGGCTCCTTCGGCGGCGCCGTCCCCAACCCGGCCACCGAGGCGGCGCGGCTGGCGGCGGGCCTCCACGACGAGGAGCGGCGCGTCACCCTTCCCGGCTTCTACGACGGCGTCGTCGAGCTGACGTCCCGCGAGCGCGAGCTGTTCGCGCAGCTCCCCTTCGACGAGGACACCTGGCTCCGCTCGGCCCACTCGCACGCCGCCCTCGGCGAGGCCGGTCACTCCACGCTGGAGCGGATCTGGGCACGTCCCACCGCCGAGGTGAACGGCATCGCCGGGGGCTACCAGGGGCCCGGCGGCAAGACCGTCATCCCCTCCGAGGCGCAACTGAAGCTGTCCTTCCGGCTCGTCGAGGGGCAGGACGCGGAGAAGATCCAGCAGTCCGTCCGCGAGTGGGTGGCGCGCGGCCTGCCGGACGGCGTCCGTCACGAGATCACTTTCTGGGGAGCGACCCGTCCCTGCCTGACGCCGCTCGGGCATCCGGCGCTGCAGTCGGTCGTACGGTCGATGGAACGTGCCTTCGGGCAGCGGGTCCTCTTCACGCGCGAGGGAGGGTCCGGGCCGGCGGCCGATCTGCAGGACGTGCTCCGGGTGCCGGTGCTCTTCCTGGGCATCTCGGTGCCGTCGGACGGCTGGCACTCCCCGGACGAGAAGGTCGAACTGGACCTGCTGATGAAGGGCGTCGAGACCGCCGCATACCTCTGGGGCGATCTCGCGGAGCACTGGAGCACCGAGGAACGTGCGTCCGGGGTGCGCTCGCAGGACGCCTGGGTAGGTCGGGCAGCGGAGCATCCGGACGGCGGACCATGA
- a CDS encoding ATP-dependent helicase produces MPARLTSTGQLEELLGIPFTPEQLDCITAPPAPQVIVAGAGSGKTTVMAARVVWLVGTGRVQPEQVLGLTFTNKAAGELSERVRKALVRAGFTDPDPDDPENARGEPQISTYHAFAGRLLTEHGLRLGIEPGSRLLADATRFQLAASVLRADPGPFEALTKSVAALVEDLLALDGELSEHLVPPGGLRAYDEELLAALDSVPLGNAALRKVPQAALGRSELLGLVEKYRARKRERDLLDFGDQIALAATLAREVPEVGRALRAQYSAVLLDEYQDTSVAQRVLLSGLFGAGQDGSGQDGSGQDGSGQDGNGQSAGRGEGAGHAVTAVGDPCQAIYGWRGASVANLDDFPLHFPHADGRPARRYSLSQNRRSGGRLLTLANTLAAPLRRRHEGVEALRPAPGAESDGLVRCALLPTHEEEVEWLADSLAHLVRTGTPPGEIAVLCRGAGDFAEIQGALVARELPVEVVGLTGLLHLPEVADLVAMCEVLSDPTANASLVRLLTGPRWRIGPRDLALLGRRARLLVEHGEDHGGDPDRRLAAAVEGVDPAEVVSLADALETFLDAGGPHEDGLPFSAEARVRFTRLAAEIRDLRRSLADPLMDVLHRVLAVSGLEVELSASPHALAARRRETLSSFLDVAAGFAAVDGEATLLAFLGFLRTAAQYEKGLDSSLPGGENAVKVLTAHKAKGLEWDVVAVPGLVSKQFPSEQARESWLSRPKVLPHALRGDAATLPDVAEWTAKGVKDYDTAMRDHQATEELRLGYVTFTRPRSLLLGSGHWWGPHQKRPRGPSAFLDALRSHCEADPAHGEVERWADAPAEDEENPALSAAAAEVRAWPLPLDETALARRRAAADAVLERLAEEEPAPEDAAGARAPAADADDATDAGPQAAAVGPGEATDGLSPEESRLVASWDRDLDALTGELRRSRVPVRDVPLPTALSASQMLRMAADPDGFARELARPMPRPPQPAAARRGTRFHAWVESRFEELTLPMLGPDELPGAGEEAVGSSGPGGSDDEPDGIADERDLAALKEAFQRSPYAHRTPYRVEEPFQLELAGRVVRGRIDAVYRDVAPDGTATYDIVDWKTGRARDADPLQLSVYRLAWAEKQRVPLESVGAAFLYVRGGEVVRPEGLLGRTGLEELLLGPDGAGTDGGRPPDAG; encoded by the coding sequence GTGCCCGCACGACTCACCAGTACCGGACAGCTCGAAGAGCTCCTCGGTATCCCGTTCACTCCGGAGCAGCTCGACTGCATCACCGCGCCTCCCGCTCCACAAGTGATCGTGGCCGGTGCGGGTTCGGGCAAGACGACGGTGATGGCGGCGCGCGTGGTGTGGCTGGTGGGCACCGGCCGGGTGCAGCCGGAGCAGGTGCTCGGCCTGACGTTCACCAACAAGGCCGCGGGCGAACTCTCCGAGCGGGTACGCAAGGCGCTCGTACGGGCCGGGTTCACCGACCCCGACCCCGACGACCCGGAGAACGCCCGCGGCGAACCGCAGATCTCCACCTACCACGCCTTCGCGGGGCGGCTGCTGACGGAGCACGGGCTGCGCCTCGGCATCGAGCCCGGCTCCAGGCTCCTCGCCGACGCCACGCGCTTCCAGCTCGCGGCGAGCGTGCTGCGCGCGGACCCGGGCCCCTTCGAGGCGCTGACCAAGTCCGTCGCCGCGCTCGTCGAGGATCTGCTGGCCCTCGACGGCGAACTCAGCGAACACCTGGTCCCGCCGGGCGGACTCCGCGCGTACGACGAGGAGTTGCTCGCCGCACTGGACAGCGTCCCTCTCGGCAACGCCGCGCTGCGCAAGGTGCCGCAGGCCGCTCTCGGCCGCAGTGAACTCCTCGGCCTGGTCGAGAAGTACCGCGCGAGGAAGCGTGAGCGGGACCTGCTGGACTTCGGCGACCAGATCGCCCTCGCCGCGACCCTGGCGCGCGAGGTCCCGGAGGTCGGCAGGGCCCTGCGCGCCCAGTACTCCGCCGTCCTCCTCGACGAGTACCAGGACACCTCGGTGGCTCAACGCGTGCTGCTCTCCGGGCTGTTCGGCGCCGGGCAGGACGGTTCGGGTCAGGACGGTTCGGGGCAGGACGGTTCGGGTCAGGACGGCAATGGGCAGAGCGCGGGTCGCGGCGAGGGCGCGGGCCACGCCGTCACCGCCGTCGGCGACCCGTGCCAGGCCATCTACGGCTGGCGCGGTGCCTCCGTGGCCAACCTCGACGACTTCCCACTGCACTTCCCCCACGCCGACGGCCGCCCCGCCCGTCGCTACTCCCTCAGCCAGAACCGCCGCAGCGGCGGGCGTCTGCTCACCCTCGCCAACACCCTCGCGGCCCCGCTGCGCAGGCGCCACGAGGGCGTGGAGGCGCTGCGGCCCGCACCGGGCGCCGAGAGCGACGGCCTGGTGCGGTGCGCGCTGCTGCCCACGCACGAGGAGGAGGTGGAGTGGCTCGCCGACTCCCTCGCCCACCTCGTGCGTACGGGCACACCGCCCGGTGAGATCGCCGTACTTTGCCGCGGCGCGGGCGACTTCGCCGAGATCCAGGGCGCCCTCGTCGCCCGCGAACTCCCCGTCGAGGTCGTCGGTCTGACGGGCCTGCTGCACCTGCCGGAGGTCGCCGACCTCGTCGCCATGTGCGAGGTCCTCTCCGACCCGACGGCGAACGCCTCCCTCGTCCGTCTGCTGACGGGCCCGCGCTGGCGGATCGGCCCCCGCGACCTGGCACTGCTGGGCCGGCGGGCGCGGCTGCTCGTCGAACACGGCGAGGACCACGGCGGCGATCCGGACCGGCGCCTGGCCGCGGCGGTCGAGGGCGTCGACCCGGCAGAGGTCGTCTCGCTCGCCGACGCCCTGGAGACCTTCCTCGACGCCGGCGGCCCGCACGAGGACGGGTTGCCGTTCTCCGCGGAGGCGCGGGTGCGCTTCACCAGGCTCGCAGCCGAGATACGGGATCTGCGGCGCTCGCTGGCCGATCCGCTGATGGACGTGCTGCACAGGGTGCTCGCGGTCAGCGGCCTGGAGGTCGAACTCTCCGCGTCGCCGCACGCGCTCGCCGCCCGCCGCCGCGAGACGCTGAGCAGCTTCCTCGACGTCGCCGCCGGATTCGCCGCCGTCGACGGCGAGGCCACGCTGCTCGCCTTCCTCGGCTTCCTGCGTACGGCGGCCCAGTACGAGAAAGGGCTCGACAGCTCGCTGCCCGGGGGTGAGAACGCGGTGAAGGTGCTCACGGCGCACAAGGCCAAGGGCCTGGAGTGGGACGTCGTGGCCGTGCCCGGGCTGGTGTCGAAGCAGTTCCCCAGCGAGCAGGCGCGCGAGTCGTGGCTCAGCAGGCCGAAGGTCCTGCCGCACGCGCTGCGCGGGGACGCCGCGACGCTTCCCGATGTGGCGGAGTGGACGGCGAAGGGCGTGAAGGACTACGACACCGCGATGCGGGACCACCAGGCCACCGAGGAACTCCGCCTCGGCTACGTCACGTTCACCCGTCCCCGATCGCTCCTGCTCGGCTCGGGCCACTGGTGGGGTCCGCACCAGAAGAGGCCCCGCGGCCCCTCGGCGTTCCTCGACGCCCTGCGCTCCCACTGCGAGGCGGACCCGGCGCACGGCGAGGTCGAGCGCTGGGCGGACGCACCCGCAGAGGACGAGGAGAACCCGGCGCTCTCCGCCGCTGCCGCCGAGGTGCGTGCCTGGCCGCTGCCGCTGGACGAGACCGCGCTGGCCAGGCGACGCGCGGCTGCCGACGCGGTGCTGGAACGCCTCGCCGAGGAGGAGCCGGCGCCGGAGGACGCCGCCGGTGCTCGCGCCCCCGCCGCGGACGCGGACGACGCGACCGACGCCGGCCCGCAGGCCGCAGCCGTCGGGCCCGGTGAGGCGACGGACGGCCTGAGCCCGGAGGAGTCACGGCTCGTCGCGTCCTGGGACCGTGACCTGGACGCGCTCACCGGCGAGCTGCGGCGCTCCCGCGTGCCCGTGCGCGACGTCCCGCTGCCGACCGCGCTGTCCGCGTCGCAGATGCTCAGGATGGCCGCCGACCCGGACGGCTTCGCACGTGAACTGGCCCGTCCGATGCCCCGACCGCCGCAGCCGGCCGCGGCCCGCAGGGGCACACGCTTCCACGCATGGGTGGAGTCCCGGTTCGAGGAATTGACGCTTCCGATGCTCGGCCCCGACGAACTTCCCGGAGCCGGGGAGGAAGCCGTCGGATCCTCCGGTCCCGGCGGAAGCGACGACGAACCGGACGGGATCGCGGACGAGCGCGACCTGGCAGCGCTGAAGGAGGCCTTCCAGCGCTCGCCGTACGCGCACCGCACGCCGTACCGCGTCGAGGAGCCCTTCCAGCTCGAACTGGCCGGGCGGGTCGTGCGCGGCCGCATCGACGCCGTGTACCGCGATGTCGCACCGGACGGGACGGCGACGTACGACATCGTCGACTGGAAGACGGGCCGCGCACGCGACGCCGACCCGCTCCAGCTGTCCGTCTACCGCCTGGCCTGGGCCGAGAAGCAGCGCGTGCCGCTCGAATCCGTCGGCGCGGCGTTCCTCTACGTGCGCGGCGGCGAGGTCGTACGCCCCGAGGGCCTGCTCGGCCGCACCGGCCTCGAGGAGCTGCTCCTCGGCCCCGACGGCGCGGGTACGGATGGGGGCCGTCCCCCGGATGCCGGATAG